From Calditrichota bacterium, a single genomic window includes:
- a CDS encoding glycosyltransferase: protein MTAFKAGNKRILFVHNVLQSFVRTDRDLLRERWAVIERFERKPGPRMVSAIRDVVQCDLVFCWFASWHSLGPVLLARLLGKPSVVVVGGYDTANLPEAGYGSQRGGVRRWVSRTIMHNATHLVVNSESARLETERNVGIGRDKITVIYHGITPLPMGPTQNREPIILTVGQVWQENLVRKGLLPFVQSARYLPNKQFILVGKWHDRSIETLRASAGENVTFTGFLPDEDLEAVYMRSAVYVQASLHEGFGLSVAEAMSAGCIPVVTRAGALPEVVGDAGVYAESNSPSDLSAAITAALTMDGSARLKARERILTLFPIERRRQAIHQLAEELVNRELRSS from the coding sequence ATGACAGCCTTCAAGGCCGGCAACAAGCGTATCCTGTTCGTCCATAACGTCCTACAAAGCTTTGTTCGCACGGATCGCGATCTTCTGCGGGAAAGGTGGGCTGTTATCGAGCGCTTTGAGCGGAAGCCAGGCCCGCGCATGGTGTCGGCAATCCGCGACGTCGTGCAGTGTGACCTGGTGTTCTGCTGGTTTGCGAGCTGGCACTCGCTTGGCCCGGTTCTCCTGGCAAGACTGCTGGGCAAACCGTCGGTGGTTGTCGTGGGCGGGTACGATACAGCCAACCTGCCCGAAGCAGGCTATGGATCACAGAGGGGCGGGGTCCGCCGATGGGTGTCGCGCACCATCATGCACAATGCTACCCATCTCGTCGTGAATTCGGAAAGCGCGAGGCTGGAAACGGAGCGCAATGTTGGCATTGGCCGAGACAAGATCACAGTGATCTACCATGGGATCACTCCCCTGCCGATGGGGCCTACCCAGAATCGCGAACCGATCATCCTGACCGTCGGCCAAGTCTGGCAAGAGAACCTGGTACGCAAGGGCTTGCTGCCGTTTGTCCAGTCGGCACGGTATTTGCCAAACAAGCAGTTTATCCTGGTCGGCAAATGGCACGACAGGAGCATCGAGACTCTGCGCGCTTCAGCAGGCGAAAACGTGACCTTCACTGGTTTTCTGCCCGATGAGGACCTGGAAGCCGTCTACATGCGTTCTGCCGTCTACGTACAGGCTAGCCTGCACGAAGGTTTCGGCCTTAGCGTCGCCGAGGCAATGTCTGCTGGTTGTATTCCCGTTGTGACCCGAGCCGGGGCGCTGCCAGAAGTGGTGGGCGATGCAGGCGTGTACGCGGAATCGAACAGCCCGTCGGATTTGAGCGCGGCCATCACAGCAGCCCTGACGATGGATGGGAGCGCGCGCCTGAAGGCCCGTGAGCGCATTCTGACGCTGTTCCCCATCGAGCGGCGGCGGCAGGCGATTCACCAGCTTGCCGAAGAACTGGTTAACCGTGAGCTCCGCTCCAGCTAG
- a CDS encoding glycosyltransferase family 4 protein, which translates to MGGYDTANIPQIGYGHQRGGIKKQVSRFNMTNATVLTVNSNYIKSEIEANAGISSGKIRVVYHGVEDSVREIQFPKKPIVLTVGKVDRSNLRRKGHELFVKTARHLPHFQFVLIGRWHDDAIEYLKSIATPNVEFTGWVSNEELWRYYSEASVYFQPSLHEGFGLSVAESMLAGCIPVVSTMGALPEVVGPWDYYMRNFDPLHCAELIVNAHQAPFAQRIGARNRVLEKFTLEKRKTALHSIIDDLLAKTRSMEEYYG; encoded by the coding sequence GTGGGCGGGTATGATACGGCAAATATTCCTCAAATCGGCTATGGTCATCAAAGAGGTGGCATTAAGAAGCAAGTCAGTCGCTTCAATATGACAAATGCGACTGTGTTGACTGTCAATTCTAATTATATCAAATCGGAGATAGAGGCCAATGCAGGTATTTCATCTGGTAAAATACGCGTGGTGTACCATGGAGTGGAAGATTCTGTTCGAGAAATTCAATTCCCCAAAAAACCGATAGTATTGACCGTTGGGAAGGTCGACCGCTCAAATCTGAGACGTAAAGGACATGAGCTTTTTGTTAAGACGGCTCGTCATTTGCCTCATTTTCAATTTGTTTTGATAGGCAGATGGCATGACGACGCGATTGAATATCTCAAATCCATTGCAACTCCCAACGTAGAGTTTACAGGCTGGGTGAGCAATGAAGAACTTTGGCGCTACTATTCTGAGGCCTCCGTTTATTTTCAACCGTCTCTCCATGAAGGTTTTGGGTTGAGTGTTGCAGAGTCCATGTTGGCGGGCTGTATTCCTGTTGTAAGTACCATGGGTGCGCTCCCGGAAGTCGTTGGTCCCTGGGATTACTATATGCGAAACTTCGATCCATTACATTGTGCGGAATTGATTGTTAATGCGCATCAGGCGCCTTTTGCGCAAAGAATTGGAGCAAGAAACCGAGTGTTGGAGAAATTTACCTTAGAAAAGAGGAAAACGGCTTTGCACTCCATCATAGATGACCTTCTCGCGAAAACCAGGAGCATGGAGGAATACTATGGATAA
- a CDS encoding glycosyltransferase codes for MRQGLRIAFIDHSHELGGAEHLLLTLIDGLPRERFEPIIITPREGPFTQEARKRNIRTLVFPLPPFWSQSLLFGTRKLLNPLAACWNAINMLYSAWKLQRVLRQEDIDLVQTNSTFAHIYGGVAARLAGSPCIWYFHDLVEPDRLMGAIAGVWRVLAALLDARVVAVSRAALQALSVGERGIVIYPGKTLDDTPSLPGSLRRKINVPEGGKPVVFVGRISYSKGLDILADAASRVIKRDPAVHFVILGDAGERDISYRHFLMSILSQRQLLHHWHWMGYVKHANRLIAEAALLVLPSRREALSLVLIEAGLAQKAVVASRVGGIPEVVVDGKTGLLVPAEDPVALADAILRLVEDTELATQMGQQAFKHVRQVFSLARYHEKFLALYDSLQGRQQAYPVRP; via the coding sequence AGGGTTTGCGGATTGCTTTCATTGATCATTCGCATGAGTTGGGGGGGGCCGAGCACTTATTGCTGACGTTGATCGATGGCCTACCCCGAGAGCGATTCGAACCCATCATTATTACCCCGCGCGAAGGGCCGTTCACCCAGGAAGCGCGAAAGCGCAACATCCGCACCCTGGTATTCCCTCTGCCACCCTTTTGGTCGCAGAGCTTGTTGTTTGGAACCCGAAAATTGCTCAATCCTCTGGCCGCTTGCTGGAACGCCATAAACATGCTGTATTCGGCCTGGAAGCTACAACGCGTTTTGCGCCAAGAAGACATTGACCTGGTGCAGACCAATTCCACATTTGCACACATCTATGGGGGTGTAGCAGCACGACTGGCCGGATCGCCGTGCATCTGGTACTTTCACGACCTGGTTGAGCCAGATCGATTGATGGGCGCTATTGCTGGCGTTTGGAGGGTGCTTGCTGCCCTGTTGGACGCCCGTGTCGTGGCCGTCTCTAGAGCGGCGCTGCAGGCCCTGTCTGTTGGGGAACGCGGGATAGTAATCTATCCAGGCAAAACACTGGATGACACCCCGAGTCTTCCTGGCAGCCTGCGTCGGAAGATTAACGTGCCTGAAGGCGGCAAACCGGTCGTTTTCGTGGGCCGGATCAGCTACTCTAAGGGCCTTGATATTCTGGCTGATGCGGCATCACGTGTTATCAAGCGCGACCCCGCCGTTCATTTCGTGATCCTGGGAGATGCGGGGGAAAGAGATATTAGCTACAGACATTTCTTGATGAGCATTCTTTCCCAGCGCCAGTTATTGCATCACTGGCACTGGATGGGCTACGTTAAACACGCGAATCGGCTGATCGCTGAGGCAGCCCTGCTGGTCCTGCCTTCTCGTCGAGAAGCACTGTCCCTGGTGCTGATTGAGGCTGGACTGGCCCAAAAGGCGGTTGTTGCTTCACGCGTGGGGGGCATACCCGAAGTCGTTGTGGACGGCAAGACCGGGTTGCTTGTTCCCGCCGAAGACCCCGTCGCGCTTGCCGACGCGATTCTGCGCCTGGTTGAAGATACTGAACTGGCAACGCAGATGGGACAACAAGCATTCAAACATGTTCGACAGGTATTCAGTCTGGCTCGTTATCACGAGAAGTTCTTAGCACTCTATGACAGCCTTCAAGGCCGGCAACAAGCGTATCCTGTTCGTCCATAA